Genomic DNA from Telopea speciosissima isolate NSW1024214 ecotype Mountain lineage chromosome 2, Tspe_v1, whole genome shotgun sequence:
ggtatcttgacgagtactatcgtccttcgctaTGAGGCTTGGCATGCTTAGTTCGTTCAGTTATAACCTATCTTCGGTACAACCAcatgggaaaagaaaaccacTATTTGAACCAATcaattgaatcacagaaacaaaagatCCTAACTAGATGTCATCATTAAATCAGATCAAAGAATTACAACAGTCTTAACATCAAATAGTCAAtgtgcaaagaaaataaaataaattaacttCACAGAGTTTCATCTCCCTGAGAATAGGTTGGGAAGTTAGCTACACATGGCGATCAAGGGAGCTCAGCTACAGTCGATCCTCATGGCGGCAAAGGCAGCGATGGTGATTTTGACGTCTCCAAATAGAAACCCCAGTACCCTCTCCACTCTCTTGGCCGCACGAATATGATATATCCTTTCCTCTCTTGCTCTCGGTGGGTGGATGGATCTCCCTTCTGTATTCTGCCCCCTCTTTTAAATGCATCCGTTTATCTTAATGGGAAGAGGTAAGTAGGTTtttcaaaattagaaaaagaaaaagatccaGGGGAATCGGGTTGGAATAGgagagtaaaagagagagaggtaacGTGTGAgatggggatgagagagagaggtaacgTGTGAGATGGGGGTGGCtttttaaaatcagaaaaagataaagaaagagatagaataGGGTTTGGAATGGGaaactaaaagagagagaggtttacGTATGAGATGGGgatgagagatggagagatggATATTTAATGGGATGggttttaaaataagaaaaagaaagagataatggAGTTAGAATAATCATGAACTGATGATTAGAAGGAGAGATAAAAAGGATTTTTAAATCTTCCATCTTTCTAAATTGTAATCAAGCCCCTCTTCTATAATGTATTTTCAAGCTGCCCCCTTTAGAATCAAATATCTGTAAACTCCAATATTCCTGTAATAACCaataattcaagtattttagtGCAATAAATCATAATTATTGGACAAGAGCTGctaaattaaacaagaaatgcATATATAAATGCAGCTCAATGACACTCCCCAACTTAAGCTTTTGCTCGTCCTCAAGtgaaagagaataaagaaaataactgaCTCGACTTTCTGGTTCATAAACAGTCTATCTACATAAGATGCATTCAAAGAAATAATGACAGTTTACTATTGCACATCAACTCATAGGATGTTCGGTTCATGTGAACACAAGAGCTAAGCAATGAACGGAGACTTCCCCTAAGCCATCAAGCTCTCACTTTCTGCTTTTCAACGCATTGGTTCACCATGAATTGTGACATCTAAACCTTTTACAAACGCACATGCTAGCTCATGTAACACCTCATAATCAATGTAGCTCACTTATTTTTctctgaaaatatttttcttttctttccctttttttttttttttaattgaaaattacGTGATTCTCAGATCCGTTCAATGTTCTggccttttaagctttctagaaggctcatgtaacgagctttaagccaaccacttgcaagccagatggctttaggagattgagtgtgaaacactcctcgggcttactcactcgaaccaaaaaggctaTAAGCCCGAACTAgattcaagaatactagtaataataacctaactggtcactccaaccgttttacacgagactccgggcttgtggcctagatgcccCGGTTACTAAGATGAAGCAACATAACTCAACtctcataatttttttattttttattttttattttttgagaatgCAAACACAATTAAGCAGTGGTCTGCCTAAACATTCAAAATATCACAAACCGGGTAGACCTATGTGTTTACAAGCATTAAGCAAGCTCAAAAATGATAGTCGGAgaaataaaggttcaatacttaACACTGTGTTGAATTAATTTTCTCACAACCTAGAGTCAAATGCACTGTAAAGTAAAAGTATCATTATAAAAATGAGTGCATGAAAGTTTTCCAAGAATGTAGATGAATCAGAGAGTCATATGCAAaaattttttccaaaatcctcCCTCCCCAACTTAAACGGCATTGTCCCCCATGACatacaaaaaattgaaaatcataGCAAGGGGAACGCAAAAATAAAGGAAGGAGCAAGACAACCTAAGGTGGGGCTGGCGAGGCAGTGAATCCAAAGATGTGATCACTAAGGATGAAGTGAATCTGCTATAGGAGATGAACACTGCAAAACTACTACTAGAAAACAAAAccagtagaaaaaaaaaaataaataataaaggaagaaaTAACTAGAGTGGGCTGCCTCCCAAGAGCGCTAAGTTTTACGTCTTCAGCCAGACGACAGTAAAGCTCAGGATAGTCCATCAGAAGCATGATCATAATCCACATCCACTAGGTCTAAAGACTTAATTAATTGGCCATCAGCAAGGCCATCAACATAGGGTTTCAGTCTTTGACCGTTAACCTTAAAAGTGTTCCCATTATGTGGATTCCTTATCTCAATAGCACCATGAGGTGCAACAGATAGAGCCACAAAAGGCCCatcccaccgagatctcaatTTCCCTGGGAATAAAcacaatttagaattaaagagccAAACACGCTGATTAGGCTCAAAGGACTTCCTAACTATGTGTTTATCATGAAACGCCTTAGTTCAGTCTTTATAGATGCGTGAGCTCTCATAGGCATCATTGCGCAACTCCTCCAATTCAGATAACTGGAGACGGCGAGTGGAACCAGCCTGAgtcatatcaaaattaaatgtcTTTATGGCCCAATATGCTTGGTGTTCCAACTCAACCGAAAGGTGACAGGCTTTATCGAAAACTAATCGATATGGAGACATACCTATAGGAGTTTTATATGCAGTTCAGTAAGCCCACAAAGCATCACTCAGCCAAGTAGACCAGTCCTTACTATCCGGTCTAACTGTCTTCTCCAATATCTGTTTTATCTCTCGGTTTGATACCTTCACCTGACCAGATGTTTGGGGATGATAAGGGGTGGCTACTTTGTGGGTACTAGAGTACTTCTTCAGTAAAGCCTCTAACCTCCAATGTCTAAAATGATAGCCACCATCACTAATGATGGCCCTGGGAAATCCAAAATGGCTAAAGATGTACTCCTGAATAAAAGACGTAACCACCTTATCGTCATTGGTCTTCATAGCCTTGGCTTCTACCCATTCCGAAACATAATCAACTGCCACAAGAATATACTCATTACCGAATGAGGCAGGAAATGGACCCATAAAATCTAtaccccaaacataaaaaatctcaaCTACTATGATAGGGCTCAGGGGCATCTCATCACGTCGGGACAGATTACCAACTTGTTGGCATCTCACACACGCCTTACAAAAAGTGTGTGCATCCCGAAATAACGTGGGCCAATAGAAACCAAACTGCAGTACCTTGGAAGCAGTTTTCTTGCCACTATAGTGTCCCCCACAGGCGAGAGTATGGCAAAACGATAATATGCTCTGAAACTCACTCTCAAGGACACAACGACGAATGACCTGGTCCGAACAGTATCAGAACAATTCTGGACCCTCCCAGTAGTAGTATCGCACTGTAGAGAGGAACTTATCTCTAGCTGCTTTATCCCAATCAAGAAGTAATTGTCCAACAATGAGATAGTTCACTATAATTGCGTACCATGGAGTTAGTTTCGACAAAATGGAAAACAACTGCTCATCAGGGAAAGTTTCCCAAACCAACTCTGGTGTGGGAGGGGAATCCAGAAGAATCCAGGATATATGGTCCGCTACAACATTTTTTGACCCCTTTTTATCCCTGATCTCTAGGTCAAACtcttgaaggaggagaatccATCGGATGAGCCTCGGCTTAGCATCACGCTTGGATAGGAGATGCTGAAGAGCTAAGTGATCCGAATAGGCAATTACCTTCGAGCCCAAGAGATATGATCTAAACATATCAAGGGTAAAACCTACTGCTAGTAACTCCTTCTCAGTAGTGGTGTAATTCATCTGAGCATCAGAGAGGGTTTTACTAGCATAATAAATCACAACAGGCTTCCCATCAACCCTTTAGCCTAAAACAGCACCAACAGCATAGTCAGACGCATCACACATGATCTCAAAGGGGAGAGACCAATCAGGTGACCTCATAATGGGTGCTTTAGCCAATGAATCACGAAGGGGGTGGAAAGCATGAAGGTATTTATCATCAAAGAAAAAAGGGGCATCCTTTGCAAGTAGACTGCACAAGGGCCTAAAAATCAAGCTAAAgtttttgatgaaatgcctatagAAGC
This window encodes:
- the LOC122650559 gene encoding uncharacterized protein LOC122650559, producing MGPFPASFGNEYILVAVDYVSEWVEAKAMKTNDDKVVTSFIQEYIFSHFGFPRAIISDGGYHFRHWRLEALLKKYSSTHKVATPYHPQTSGQVKAGSTRRLQLSELEELRNDAYESSRKLRSRWDGPFVALSVAPHGAIEIRNPHNGNTFKVNGQRLKPYVDGLADGQLIKSLDLVDVDYDHASDGLS